One genomic window of Arvicanthis niloticus isolate mArvNil1 chromosome 24, mArvNil1.pat.X, whole genome shotgun sequence includes the following:
- the Trim56 gene encoding E3 ubiquitin-protein ligase TRIM56 translates to MNSKVSSPTLLEALSSDFLACKICLEQLHTPKTLPCLHTYCQDCLALLDICGQVRCPECREIVPVPPEGVAAFKTNFFVNGLLDLVKARAPGDIHSGKPTCALCPLVGGKSSGGPATARCLDCADDLCQACADGHRCSRQTHKHRVVDLVGYRAGWYDEEARERQASQCPQHPGETLCFLCQPCSQLLCKDCRLGPHIDHPCLPLAEAVRSRKPGLEELLAGVDSNLAALEATRVAEKEALALLREQAASVGTQVEEAAERILKSLLAQKQEVLGQLRALVEAAEEATRERLTKIEGQEQVAKAAAAFARRVLSLGLEAEILSLEGAITQRLRQLQDSPWTSGPTRCVLPHLELYPGLEDKNCHLLRLSFEEPEQSQKDNEKGGASIQGGDEAQAQGQGEDRTKIGKQGGAQPLTPKEGKAQNPQEDDEVLVERGNRPNKKKKCKGRGKSVSREPSPILRPNLEGSGLLPRPVFSWSFPTRMPGDKRSPRITGLCPYGPQEILVADEQNRVLKRFSLNGDYKGTVPVPEGCSPCSVAALQNAVAFSANARLYLVSPEGEVQWRRSLSLTQSSHAVAAMPCGDRVAVSVAGHVEVYKKEGNLATRFIPGGKASRGQRALVFLTTSPQGNFVGSDWQQNSVVFCDGLGQVIWEYKGPGLHGCQPGSVSVDKKGYIFLTLREVNKVVILDPKGSLLGDFLTAYHGLEKPRVTTMVDGKYLVVSLSNGTIHVFRVRFPDS, encoded by the coding sequence ATGAACTCCAAAGTCTCCTCCCCAACCCTGCTGGAAGCTCTGAGCAGCGATTTCCTAGCCTGTAAAATCTGCCTGGAGCAGTTACACACACCCAAGACTCTCCCATGCCTGCATACCTATTGCCAGGACTGTCTGGCCCTACTGGACATCTGTGGCCAGGTCCGCTGCCCCGAGTGTCGGGAGATTGTACCTGTACCCCCCGAAGGTGTGGCCGCCTTTAAGACCAACTTCTTTGTCAATGGGCTCTTGGATCTTGTCAAGGCCAGAGCTCCCGGAGACATCCATTCAGGGAAGCCAACCTGCGCTCTATGCCCTCTGGTGGGAGGCAAGAGCTCCGGGGGACCCGCCACAGCCAGGTGCCTAGACTGTGCTGATGACTTATGCCAGGCCTGTGCCGATGGGCACCGCTGCTCCCGCCAGACCCATAAACACCGTGTCGTTGACTTGGTGGGTTATAGAGCCGGCTGGTATGATGAAGAGGCTCGCGAGCGCCAAGCATCCCAGTGTCCCCAACATCCAGGGGAaaccctctgcttcctctgtcaGCCTTGCTCTCAGTTGCTCTGCAAGGATTGCCGCCTGGGTCCCCATATTGATCACCCCTGCTTGCCCCTGGCAGAAGCCGTGCGTTCCAGGAAGCCAGGCCTTGAGGAATTATTGGCAGGTGTGGACAGCAATCTGGCGGCGCTAGAGGCCACTCGGGTGGCAGAAAAGGAAGCCCTGGCCTTGCTTCGGGAGCAGGCAGCCAGTGTGGGGACGCAGGTGGAGGAGGCAGCTGAACGAATCCTCAAGTCCCTGCTGGCCCAGAAGCAGGAAGTGTTGGGACAACTCCGGGCCCTCGTGGAGGCTGCCGAGGAGGCTACCAGGGAGAGGCTGACCAAGATAGAAGGCCAGGAGCAGGTGGCCAAGGCGGCTGCTGCCTTTGCCCGTCGAGTGCTCAGCCTGGGTCTGGAGGCCGAGATCCTTTCGCTGGAGGGAGCGATCACACAGCGCCTGCGCCAGCTTCAAGACTCTCCCTGGACGTCTGGACCCACCCGCTGTGTGCTGCCCCATCTGGAGCTGTATCCTGGCCTCGAGGACAAGAACTGCCACCTGCTCCGACTCTCCTTTGAGGAGCCAGAACAGTCCCAGAAGGACAATGAGAAGGGTGGAGCCAGTATCCAAGGAGGAGACGAAGCTCAAGCTCAAGGCCAAGGGGAAGATAGAACCAAGATCGGGAAGCAGGGTGGAGCCCAGCCCCTGACTCCCAAAGAAGGCAAAGCCCAGAACCCCCAAGAAGATGACGAGGTCCTCGTCGAAAGGGGTAACAGGCCtaacaagaagaaaaagtgtAAAGGCCGGGGCAAGTCCGTGTCTCGGGAGCCCAGCCCCATCCTGAGGCCAAACTTAGAAGGTTCAGGCCTCCTCCCTCGGCCTGTTTTTTCCTGGAGTTTCCCCACGAGGATGCCTGGGGACAAGCGCTCCCCGCGGATCACTGGGCTCTGTCCCTACGGCCCCCAGGAGATCTTGGTAGCAGATGAGCAGAACAGGGTGTTGAAACGCTTCTCCCTCAATGGGGACTACAAGGGCACAGTGCCGGTCCCCGAGGGCTGTTCCCCGTGCAGCGTGGCTGCCTTGCAGAACGCAGTGGCTTTCTCCGCCAACGCAAGGCTCTATCTTGTCAGTCCTGAGGGGGAGGTTCAATGGCGCAGGTCCCTGAGCCTCACGCAGTCCAGCCACGCTGTGGCCGCAATGCCATGTGGAGACCGGGTGGCCGTCAGTGTGGCAGGCCACGTGGAGGTATACAAGAAAGAAGGCAACCTGGCTACCCGGTTTATCCCCGGAGGCAAGGCTAGCCGGGGCCAGCGGGCACTGGTGTTCCTGACCACCAGCCCCCAGGGCAATTTTGTAGGGTCAGATTGGCAGCAGAATAgcgtggttttctgtgatggccTGGGTCAGGTGATCTGGGAATACAAGGGCCCAGGGTTACATGGCTGCCAGCCAGGTTCTGTGTCTGTGGATAAGAAGGGCTACATATTTCTGACCCTTCGAGAGGTGAACAAGGTGGTGATCCTAGATCCCAAGGGTTCACTTCTTGGTGACTTCCTGACAGCATACCACGGCCTGGAAAAGCCCCGGGTAACCACCATGGTAGACGGCAAATACTTGGTGGTGTCACTTAGTAATGGGACCATCCATGTCTTTAGGGTCAGGTTTCCTGACAGTTAA